From the genome of Bombus vancouverensis nearcticus chromosome 4, iyBomVanc1_principal, whole genome shotgun sequence:
AATGAATATCCCGATTCTCCTGAATCAAATGAAACTATAATAGCACGTCCTTATAGAGTCTTTTCTCCAACAAGGGATGTAGCTATCAATACTGGTGAACAGTTAACTCAGATAGCTGCTAAATCAACACAGTGCAATACTTTTCCAGTAGAAGAATcattaaatgtaaattataaacaaaatttaGTTCCAGGTTATAATTATGGAGAAATACCCTTCCAAAATACGGTACAAAATGTGCAAAATCAAATAATCCAAGAAAATATGCAGCATAATTTGCAACAGAATCATATGTGCAATAAGCAGAACATTTTAGTGAATAACTTAAATCTTGAGCAAAATCTACAAAATTTAAATCAAGGTTTAACAGCACAATCTATAAATGTACCAATGCAACTTAGTTCAATGACAATGCAAAATCCTAATGTAGAACATATAATTCAACAACACAATCAATTGCAATACTTAGTAAATACAAGTAATCGTGCAATGCCTCAGGAACCACGAAAAATTGTGCTAGATCAGGCTAGAACAAATATGTGCAAACAGCTATATGGCAATTGTTCAGCTCATATACCTGTTGTAGAAGATACAAAACGAATTGGATCTTTGTCCCCAGATTATTCACCAGATGTATCTCAAAATTTAAATGATGCTTTCTATCAACTAAAGAGTGATGAAAAAGCACCCAATTTAAATAAAACTTATAATACAATTACGCAAACTACAAACTCATTAAGAGTACAAAATCCTGAGATTTCTGTGATTACAAATAACGCAACATATAATGATGATAGCTTGCTAGAATTTCTGATAGATTCACCAACTCCATCCGAAAATGATAATAAATCAAAAGATAGTACCGTCAATACAGATAATATCCCGGATGTACCATTAAGGAAAAAGAAAGCTGAGAAATTGGAGCAACTCGTGTTAAGTGCAATTAACTCTCAAAATGAAGTCGTTAATAAGGTAAAGTACAAATCGCTGTTTCATCTTATTAGCACGTGTAATCAGATGATTTGTTTATTAACTTTGTATCATTTCAGATACTTACTGCACAAAACGATATGGTGACAAAATTTCTAGACATAGATAGAAACCGTCAAAGTAGGCTTGAAAATCGTTTAGACGATCTATTAAAAGTTGTTCATGCTTCTATACTTACGAAACAAACTTCAGAAGGAGATATCGAAATACCTCCACCACCACCAGAACCTACGATAACATCCTTAGTACCTCCTCCACGACCTGGTGCTGCACCTCCAAAGTTAGATCTAGTTCCTCCAAAACCTTGTCGTGTACCTTGTACAATACCAAGTTCGAACATTGAATTGATTAATCAAAATACCATAGTAACAAGACCAGGTGTGGTATCACCTATAACTAGTCCAGTGAAGAAACCTGGTACTATATGGTCAAAATTGGGACCAGTATCTCAATCTCCTTTTGTGAAAGCTCAGCAACGATTAGGTTTACAAACAATTACATCTACGGAAACACGAACTCAATCATCTGCGGAGAGACGTATAGCTAAGGAAGTGGAGAAAACTATGGATATAGAAACGTTGATATTTGAAACTAAAAATTTCTTGGACATGGAGAAAGAACTAGaggagaaaatagaaaacgctcGCCTTGAAGCAACAATAAGCCAGACTTTACattcacgtagaaaattatttacTCAAAGAGAACCCACACCAGCAATGATATTAACTGCAGCATTTTTAGAGAATGAATGCCGCACGGCTGAACAATTTATAAGTTGTTCTAATAtgtcaaatataaataaaaaaaaattaagagatATCGATGATGATTTATTAGCGGGTCAAGGTGAAAGTTATGACCATCTACGGCACTTCAATATAAAGTCTACTTACATTCCTGACGAACCTTGTGATACGTCTACGCCAGCAAAAATAGGAACTATTTCTAGTAATCATGAAAAAACATCCATACAAATGGTACCCAAGCAAAAAATTCAACAGTTAGCTCAGCTTGTAATGAATACAGGAAGGTGGAAAGATGCTGGAGGACAAACTGGACAACAATATCTTGGGCATCTAGTTCAGCCAAATACACATAAACATCAAATTAACACACAAAATGTACCTTCAACCTTTTATAATGAGCTATACACAACAGGCCAACCTAAAACTATGTCCAaagaaattcaaacaaaaaatGATCAAAACTATGTTCAAGACtggatgttaaataaatatgaagACCCAATAAACGAACAACGAATAACATATGGTCCTTCTTGCAACGTAACAAATCAAAAGCCAAACTTTCCTATAGGTTTCACAAGACCCAATACTGAAAATTTAAAGCAAAAGGATTCTAATAGCGAGATGTGCAGACCCCTTGAATTCAATAGTAATGTTATATCAGATCGTAAACAGAGCGTGCGTTTCATGGATGAGGCGTTGGCTGAATTACAGCGTATGTGTATTGAAACAATGTCTAAAGAACAACAAACAATGAACGATAGCTTGCCATATGTGTTGAATAATCCTAATACGCTTTCAATTGAGAATCGACAGatgattgaaaaatatattcacGATTTAATTCCAAGAAAATTGAAAGACAATAAAGACAAAGACACTGATTCCGATAACGATGATGAATTTTTGGATACTACTACTAGTATGCCTGCGATTGTACCACGTCGAAGTTCTCTTACATCAACTGGTACTGCATCTACTGAAACTGCACATTCCATAAAATTCCCAAAACCAGAAAATTGCGTAATAGCTTAGTTATacaaataaagtaatatattcACCACTTTGCTTCCATTTTATACAGTAGTTAAATAACAAAACGTTCATAAACATTCCtaactattattatattagcatctaaaaagaaaataaagtattattttctttatcaatttgttaataatataagaaaagaataatatttttgaagATGAAATACAATGCATATTTACGTAATTTgtgcaatatatattttttctaaaaattataaaagatgCAGAACTAAAACAAAAAAAGATGCTTTAATGATAAGGCAATTATGTTATTCAATACTTGTTTTTATGAGAAGAATAAGTCAAGCTTTGTtaagtaaaaaaatattctttttcttaAAAAGTAACACTTATTACTGTTATGCTTTCATCAACATGTTCAAGCTGTCATGTGAGTCATTGGATAAAAATCATTCCTATTGAACGTTATTAAATAAACTAAATTGTTTAAAGATTCTATTACTTTTTAtcatatacattatacattacTTGTTATAACTTGATTAGTTTATTCAACAAAattacataatattaataaattcttttatattgTTAATTTGTGTTAAACTTTCGGTTTATTGGCATGGCCTGTAAATAATGATAGATTTTCAAGAATTTTTGACTTTCTGTTATAACATAGAACGATGTTGAAGATAAATGGACGGTCGATTCTGAATCTTGAAATTTCAATCATAAAACTGATTATTACTTGCATCCCTattacaaaattgtaaaataataaattatacatgcGAGACAACACGTTAACAATATAAAAGGAAAGCAATGTTAATAAGAAATGTCGGAGTAATTTTAACATAATTTCTGTTAAAGCAGGTACATTTAATGTgaaatacaaaattacgaaAAGTAGTTACTTTTTATTTCCACACCTTTATACTAAAtgatatttttagtaataatgTGTTAACATTAACATTAAGTACATTAACATTAACTACATTAAGTGTATTGTTTATCGTTATGGAATGTTACGTCTGATTAGTAAATTACGATATTTACGTCAAGTAACATACTCAATGAAGGTAACTTTGGTAATTATTGATGGCTCATCCATCTCATCGACTTCGACGAATTTTGAATATGTTATTAGAGGTAAGATTCTGAATAACTTTCGCTATACATATAATCGAGGTTCGACCTTAGCTtccgagatatttgcaaaaaattGTCGGTATTACAAATATACTGATGCATACGCTGTCACAGACGCGTAAGTATAGGCAGAATTCATTGGAGTGGTACCGACAGTTTCTTGCGAATGTTCCGGAAACTAAGCGTGAACGGCGTTTATATGTATAGGAAAGTTATTCAAAGTGTTCTCCAAGACATTTGCGACATCTATCGTATGAGGGGGTGACTCGGATGATGGAATCTACATCATTCGTGAGACGATTCGGGAGAACATATTTGAAGAACCCCCGTGATAAAACCGGAAAGGTTCGTTTATGACCAAACAGAATAATTAAGCACGTTTTCGCCCTTGGTTAGCACTTTTAACACGGCTGGTAATAGAGTCGGCTGTGACTATACACGCAATATATATTTGCCATATGTTGCTTAAAAATTCATATacaaattatgaaaaattaatacatataaaaatgcgGCGAACTTGTACAAACGTTCTGTCCTTTCCGATTTCAATGATTTTGAAATATGTTATAGAAACCAAGTTTTGAACAATATTTTCCTATATAATACAACCGGCAATTGGTTTTAGTTTCCGATATATTCGCAAAAAGCAACCGGTACCAGTACATTGAATTCAGTTTATAATTGTGAATCCGTAGCAGCGTATGTACTAATATTGGTTGTCAGCCGAATAAAATAACCTCTAACCCAAACCTAATTCTTGGTTTGGTATATGTTTGGATTAGGTGGTACTTAATCTAGCCACCATCAGGCGGCCAGTAACCAATACTGGCATATGCTGTTGCGGATGCACAATTGTAAACAGAATTCACTGCAGTGGGAAATGTTGATTTCTGCaatatatacaaaaatcacCGAAAGCCGTAGGGCGAACAAAGTATCAATAATTCCagtatttattttatctatttatttaattcttctttttctactttGAATGGCTTTCGCCTATCAGGATTATACCCATAAATAATCTCCACCCAATACAAATATcaaagtaatatatttttaaggaTAATTAACGTGTCCATTGAATAACATTACTATGTCTTGATCTTCAGTTTAGTTTTTATAAACGCCGTAGAAAAATGGTCGATCGATCCTCATCATTGGAGTGGGGGAGGAATACGAAAACTAACACGAATAAAGAATATTGCTGAAACAAATTTTATGTAAGTTGCTCTTGTTGTTTAAAAAAAGGAGAATATtgacaatttattttttttatttatttttcgaaacatatatataacttTGTTATGATTATTTGTAGCATAAGGACAAAATAATCCAAATTGGAAGTGAGTGCAACACATTTATTGTCAGACAAGGTATTGTTGAAAAGCTTATAATTGCGGAGCACaagaattaattattacattactatGATATTACTATTATGGCACTACTGTTCTTAGATTTTGGGTTCTCTAACAAAACCACAGAATAATGGTAGGTTAATATCATTTTCCTTATCATCATTCATAGTTTTTAcgatataataaaagaatggcTGATTAATTAGGAacttccttatatatatataaccacCCTTTCTCTTGATTACAACGCGACCTGGAACAAAGTTATGTCGGACGTCATATTTAAGTGTATGAATGAAACAGAAACAGCAATGCGAAGCAGATATATACGCGCATATAGCAGATATATTCACTACCGGAAGTCACACACGCATACATGGCTGAAGGCACTACGAATTACCTACTACGAATTCATATCTGTGAAGTAAAGTTATCtaaatattgatatttggaATGTGGGAAGTTACTTGTTCATTAAATAGCGATAACGAACGTGTTAAGattgaaaattttattgtaaaacATGACAATTATTTAAGAAACTGCCACTATCCCGGATTTTGATGACATTTGAATATATCGTAGAAATCAATATTTTAGCAACTTTTTCCTCTGCATGTTACTATCAGACTCTctagttttcgagatatttacGGAAACTGTCGGTAGCACTATTACACACTAGCACTATTACGTACTACTACGCACTATTACGCACTATACTACAGTGAATAGTATCTATAACTGTTCGTATGTTACAGCGCATGCGTTAGAATTAGTTGTCAGCCATCATGCGGTGGTTGGATAAACTGACGACTAATCCTACATAAACTTTAAACGAACGATAAGAATCAACTTTGAGTCAGGTGTCATTTTATCCGGTCGGTAAACAGTCACTGCAGTGGTACCGACAgctttttgcgaatatctctGAAAATGACACTTAGCAGTTATATGTATATCAAGAAGTTATTCAGGACCTTGCCGCCAATCATTGAAATGCAACATGGCCGCAGCATCCTAAATAATTACATGAAACATTCTTTGCAAACAATGTTAATAACAAACACTTATACTAAACAACGGCACAATTGCTTTAATTcgacaaaaattaaaattcagGGTGCAAAATACGTTTAGAAAACAAAATTGCAGAACTTTTAATCGTTTCTACGATGTTGATAATATTATGGgaaaatgaataataaagagaaaatttcaattttataactGAGTTATAATAACATCATAATTTCCAAAACAAAGTATATCTATATCTAGTGGTtcgtatattgaaataagtaaaaTATCAGACTAACCCTTAACTGATATTTTCCTCTATATCATTTGTCTACAAAATTAACCGTATCAGGTAAAATTCTTAAATGGAAAATATGTTGATTTGTAAGAACCAAGTGGAACAATATGTAGACTAATTTTGTAACTTACGAGTAACAGCAACAGCTTCACTTCCTTCTTCATTCACTTCAATGTATGCCTTTTGTATAACATGACTGATACATAAACCTTCACCATCAGCAATCCCAGAAAAATCAGCACCAGCAAACGCATCACTCAAACCCATCTACGCAAAATAGGaattaaaatataagaaatagtTATTTTTACATGAGTTacactatatatatgtatgcatataccTCTATTAAGAGATTCCTAAGATCTATGTTACTTTCCACCTTGAACTTTGGTAACCATAATTCCACTTCTTGCACATACCCTTGACTTAGAATGTTCGTTAAacttgtattttgtaattttttctcAACATCAGACAAACTATCAATTTCATTTGGAAGAATTATGATCATACTCAATTCGTCACCCTAGAACACTTATTTGCTTCTTTTTGTACTTCACAAAGTTTTACAAAGAAGCAGCTTTTTTTATACATTAGTGCTTTTTCCTTCTAAacttaccttgtatggtattacAGCGAATTTAGCATTTAAATCTACAAGATCTCCATATTTGTATTTACCTCGTCTATACATTGTAGGAACATTTTTTACTTCGCTTTTACTAGTATGAAATGGCATGTCGCTAGTCGATTTAGGATCGAACTTATCTTTCCATTGGCCTTTAAAATATACTGCATTTACAAGTACTAACTTTGTCAAATCACTTAGCATTGCTGTCAACAGAAAACATTGGCAACAACAGAAAACTACTTAccataatttgaaatattgaagTTAGAATGCATTCAAtcaaaattttgtatagtattttctttatactttaacaaataaaataaacatatacAAACCAGCAGTTACAAGCTCTTTAATgagattatttgtattttgttcagcccaactattaataatatttgcaGCTTCCTGACTTTCAGCAAAGTTTACTAATTGAGAAGAAGAGCGGAAATAAACTTCAGTTAAATTTTTGTAACTTGGTTTCAAATTTAAACTTGCAGCTACGAAGACTTTATTTGCAACAGCCAATTTATTGTCTTTCACATTCTACATTAAAAcatgaaaaaaatattatatagcatAAAATAATGCATttgctattttatattaataaatttataatttatactatacattaaaataataaaagcaaAGGGATATGGGAGATACCTACGTTGAGATTATCAATAAGTGACTGATAACCAGATGTGGCAAGACTCTCTGAAGTTGGCAGATGAAGTACGTTTCTAAACTGGGCTTCTGTGTTTCCACGAGCTCCAAAAGCTGTCATAGCAAGAACGATACTTGCACTTAAAGGGGACGTTACAAGATTGCCAGGATTGTGTTGTACCACAGTCTGAAAACAATAAGTGTCGCATAATTTATTCATCAGTATttggaataaattttaaattccaCTATTTTACCTGGAAAAATGAAGAACTAAATTGATTTACACCTTCCACAACGGAGCGCAGAGCTTCAACATTTTTCACTGCTTCTGACATTGTTATTAGGACAAGACCCACCAACCAGATACTACTTATTGCTAGAAAAATTTGGTAActaattgttattaaaaactAGCAGTACATATTGTATTGTAAatcttaataataaatttcttgCTTTATAAACTTGGATTGTGCGAAATTGATTTTCGCATTTTTTAAACACATCTTGTACGCTTCCTCATTACCATACTCTTGCTTTCAAAAAGAACTCCTTAAATATCATGGCTGAATAATTCCGAGTTGTACGGATATTTAGGCTGACCTCTTATCGTCCGCGTAAGGAGGTTTGCTCGCGTGCAGGGATATTTTGGTCGACTTTAATTAGCAATAACTAAAGAACTTAGCCGaaaacataatttttttattcacgattttcgtcttatttcggCTCCAGGAGTCACCTCCTAAATTTTTCGAAACCTGCAGCCCAACAACCTGTATATAGCTTTCTCGCAGTGAAATGTCTAGCATACACCCaacaaaaatatcaataaaaaaacagtaagtttttaattaatatcattaaaaaatatactatAAAAGACATAAACTAGTAAAAGATTAACATTATTACTTGGAAGTATCATTGCACCGTAAAAATGTTACAGCCAATAAATCGAAGAGATAATCAATCGGGTCTTGAGACTTAAAGACAACATTATTCTCACAGTAGATATCTCGGAAATAACAACAAAGTGTCGTTTAGAAATACGTATTTCTGATACACATTAGACTCCTTCGCTTGTTGTAATAACATTCTTTGATATGAAAGTAAAAGTGACGAAGGTTGAATgtatataagaaaaatgattATTTGAAGAGGAAGGTTTAAACGAGGATTAATTGATTTCATTGACTATCGAAGAGAGATTATGTATAGTTTAAAGAGTACTCGACTTACGCATTTATCAGTACGCAGTAGTACTGCAGATTTGTAAGCTTTTTTGTTACGTAAGGAGGCAACATAATCGTTTGATAACAACATTTTAAAAGGAAGttcaaacattttaaaagtgaCCGTGACCTCTCTAGTGATATCTCCTTTCTGTCTCCCATCGCGGAAATtagttttacatatttattatttcaccaAACATgttatgaatatataaatatatatatgattcATGTACACGTGCTGTCAAAGAATTTATCTGGTTCAATGAAAAGAAAAACATAAGTAATCCATAATAAGTATGTTTACCAAATTGTAAGCGTTGCTCAAATAGCACATTTCCTGCATAATATACCTGTACCTGCTCACACTTCCTTTAAATTATCCCAAATCCATTCATGTCACCTATGAACACTTACACTACGGGTACGctaataagaactacgctagaAACTGCTCAAAATTAGATGAAACGCAGTGTTCAACAGGTCGATTAATTCATAAGTTGCAGTTTGAAGCGCTAATGCTTGAAGTGAGGTTCGATTGTCACTTGCGCGTGAGTAATAAAATAAACGCTGAGAAATTTGACGAACCTTAAGTAGTAATAGAAAGAAGCATTGGagttggaaataaaatattttttccagtTTAACTacgtgaaataaaaaatgtatagatataatatatgatattaaGATAATTatgctttataaaatattttcgtcaTTACGTaacaaattgaatttattttttagtAATAGTCAGACTACTAAAAGTAAATTGGAATTCtatagattttataaataacgAATAAGAGACATCTACAAgtaaatttcgtttaaataaGCAGACTTCGTAAGTATGTAGGTATGTGAGTACATGTATGCAATGTATACGATCAAGTACATTATACACTAAAACTATTTTACGTATCGAATAATACgcattaaatatttaacaaaattattttgtaatttatttgattcgctattcgtatatatttacaaaaaagtGTTTTAAATAGGCGAGatgagaaataaagaaaaatatgataGAAATGGCTTTACCTAAAAAACTGTGGTACTGTAGTTGTTGAGTGTCTGGTTGGAAATGATCCCAA
Proteins encoded in this window:
- the LOC117156601 gene encoding uncharacterized protein LOC117156601 — translated: MSDSGDNIKYKWTPESTSLLVSVWSDRQVQKQLDYASKPQLVWENVARYIKKKGYNVSGKQCRSRMKQVLVCYREAKRAGTRAGVEQYYESIDRVLKNKRIEENVIGIDTVDATINVKSPPKEVKTSKNLQVRHKFQEPVPSLHRTEALSPTWTLGRENEYPDSPESNETIIARPYRVFSPTRDVAINTGEQLTQIAAKSTQCNTFPVEESLNVNYKQNLVPGYNYGEIPFQNTVQNVQNQIIQENMQHNLQQNHMCNKQNILVNNLNLEQNLQNLNQGLTAQSINVPMQLSSMTMQNPNVEHIIQQHNQLQYLVNTSNRAMPQEPRKIVLDQARTNMCKQLYGNCSAHIPVVEDTKRIGSLSPDYSPDVSQNLNDAFYQLKSDEKAPNLNKTYNTITQTTNSLRVQNPEISVITNNATYNDDSLLEFLIDSPTPSENDNKSKDSTVNTDNIPDVPLRKKKAEKLEQLVLSAINSQNEVVNKILTAQNDMVTKFLDIDRNRQSRLENRLDDLLKVVHASILTKQTSEGDIEIPPPPPEPTITSLVPPPRPGAAPPKLDLVPPKPCRVPCTIPSSNIELINQNTIVTRPGVVSPITSPVKKPGTIWSKLGPVSQSPFVKAQQRLGLQTITSTETRTQSSAERRIAKEVEKTMDIETLIFETKNFLDMEKELEEKIENARLEATISQTLHSRRKLFTQREPTPAMILTAAFLENECRTAEQFISCSNMSNINKKKLRDIDDDLLAGQGESYDHLRHFNIKSTYIPDEPCDTSTPAKIGTISSNHEKTSIQMVPKQKIQQLAQLVMNTGRWKDAGGQTGQQYLGHLVQPNTHKHQINTQNVPSTFYNELYTTGQPKTMSKEIQTKNDQNYVQDWMLNKYEDPINEQRITYGPSCNVTNQKPNFPIGFTRPNTENLKQKDSNSEMCRPLEFNSNVISDRKQSVRFMDEALAELQRMCIETMSKEQQTMNDSLPYVLNNPNTLSIENRQMIEKYIHDLIPRKLKDNKDKDTDSDNDDEFLDTTTSMPAIVPRRSSLTSTGTASTETAHSIKFPKPENCVIA
- the LOC117156611 gene encoding antichymotrypsin-2-like; its protein translation is MSEAVKNVEALRSVVEGVNQFSSSFFQTVVQHNPGNLVTSPLSASIVLAMTAFGARGNTEAQFRNVLHLPTSESLATSGYQSLIDNLNNVKDNKLAVANKVFVAASLNLKPSYKNLTEVYFRSSSQLVNFAESQEAANIINSWAEQNTNNLIKELVTAAMLSDLTKLVLVNAVYFKGQWKDKFDPKSTSDMPFHTSKSEVKNVPTMYRRGKYKYGDLVDLNAKFAVIPYKGDELSMIIILPNEIDSLSDVEKKLQNTSLTNILSQGYVQEVELWLPKFKVESNIDLRNLLIEMGLSDAFAGADFSGIADGEGLCISHVIQKAYIEVNEEGSEAVAVTRRVVIKRKGGYIYIRKFLINQPFFYYIVKTMNDDKENDINLPLFCGFVREPKI